A genomic segment from Tachysurus fulvidraco isolate hzauxx_2018 chromosome 21, HZAU_PFXX_2.0, whole genome shotgun sequence encodes:
- the lrrc8aa gene encoding leucine rich repeat containing 8 VRAC subunit Aa — translation MIPVTELRYFAETQPAYRILKPWWDVFTDYISIVMLMIAVFGGTLQVTQDKMICLPCKWVVDGHCEPLNTSTTVPRPEPRGIQYELDRHQYNYVDAVCYEHKLHWFAKYFPYLVLLHTLVLLACSNFWFKFPRTSSKLEHFVSILLKCFDSPWTTRALSETVAEETDTKPTGKNDDLNNANDKKKASSVSDQDVEASIPMLQRTKSRIEQGIVDRSETGVLDKKEGEQAKALFEKVKKFRIHVEEGDIVYRLYIRQTIIKVIKFILIISYTAYYVQFITFDVKCKVDIERLTGYRMYYCAHPLATLFKILAWFYISLVIIYGLICMYTLCWMLGRSLKHYSFESIREESSYSDIPDVKNDFAFMLHMIDQYDPLYSKRFAVFLSEVSENKLRQLNLNNEWTLEKLRQRITKNSQDKQELHLFMLSGIPDTVFDLLELEVLKLELIPDVTIPPIIVQLSNLKELWLYHTPAKIEAPALACLRENLTSLHIKFTDIKEIPLWIYSLKNLNELHLTGNLSADNNRYIVIDGLRELKRLKVLRLKSNLTKLPQVVTDVGVHLQKLSINNEGTKMMVLNNLKKMVNLTELELVRCDLERIPHSIFSLHNLQEIDLKDNNLKTIEEILSFQHLHRLVCLKLWYNQIAYIPIHIGALTNLERLYLNRNKIDKLPSQLFFCRKLRFLDLSHNNLNSIHPDIGQLQNLQYFAVTANRIETLPPELFQCKKLRTLNLGNNCLNALPSRFGELTSLTQLELRGNRLEGLPVELGECRALKRSSLVVEEELFQTLPPEVKEQLWKADKEQV, via the exons ATGATTCCCGTAACCGAGTTGCGTTATTTTGCTGAGACGCAGCCGGCGTATCGTATCCTGAAGCCATGGTGGGACGTTTTCACCGACTACATATCCATCGTCATGCTGATGATCGCTGTGTTCGGGGGCACACTGCAG GTGACCCAGGACAAGATGATCTGTCTGCCATGCAAGTGGGTGGTAGATGGACACTGCGAGCCACTAAACACCAGCACCACCGTTCCTCGGCCCGAGCCGCGCGGCATCCAGTACGAGTTAGACCGACACCAGTATAACTATGTGGACGCCGTGTGCTACGAGCACAAACTGCACTGGTTTGCCAAGTACTTCCCGTATCTGGTGCTGCTGCACACGCTGGTGTTACTGGCATGCAGCAACTTCTGGTTCAAGTTTCCACGCACCAGCTCAAAGCTTGAGCACTTTGTCTCCATCCTACTCAAATGCTTTGACTCACCGTGGACCACACGAGCCTTATCTGAGACCGTGGCCGAGGAAACCGACACCAAACCGACAGGCAAAAATGACGATCTAAACAATGCTAACGACAAGAAGAAAGCGTCCAGCGTGAGCGATCAGGACGTGGAAGCCAGCATACCGATGCTACAGCGCACCAAGTCGCGAATCGAGCAAGGCATCGTCGACCGCTCTGAGACCGGAGTACTTGACAAGAAAGAAGGCGAGCAGGCTAAGGCGCTTTTCGAGAAG GTAAAGAAATTTCGCATCCACGTGGAGGAGGGTGACATCGTCTACCGCCTGTACATCCGCCAGACCATCATCAAAGTCATCAAGTTCATTCTGATCATCAGCTACACTGCATACTACGTACAGTTCATCACGTTTGACGTGAAGTGCAAAGTGGACATCGAGCGGCTCACGGGCTACCGAATGTATTACTGTGCACACCCGCTGGCCACCCTCTTCAAGATCCTGGCCTGGTTCTACATCTCACTGGTCATCATTTATGGCCTGATCTGCATGTACACACTGTGCTGGATGCTGGGCCGCTCGCTCAAGCACTACTCCTTCGAGTCGATCCGCGAGGAGAGCAGCTACAGCGACATCCCGGACGTCAAGAACGACTTTGCCTTCATGCTGCACATGATCGACCAGTACGACCCGCTGTACTCGAAGCGCTTCGCCGTCTTTCTGTCTGAGGTGAGCGAGAACAAGCTGCGTCAGCTCAACCTTAACAACGAATGGACGTTGGAGAAGCTTCGCCAGAGGATCACCAAGaattcacaagacaaacaggagCTGCATCTTTTCATGCTTAGTGGCATTCCAGACACGGTGTTCGACCTGCTCGAGCTTGAG GTTTTGAAATTGGAGCTGATCCCAGACGTCACCATTCCACCCATCATTGTCCAGTTGTCCAATCTGAAGGAGCTTTGGCTGTACCACACCCCAGCCAAGATCGAGGCTCCTGCTCTGGCCTGTCTACGGGAGAATCTGACATCGCTGCACATCAAGTTCACAGACATCAAGGAGATTCCCCTGTGGATCTACAGCCTGAAAAACCTTAACGAGCTCCACCTCACTGGCAACCTGAGCGCAGACAATAACCGCTACATCGTGATTGACGGCCTGCGGGAGCTCAAAAGGCTCAAGGTGTTACGGCTGAAGAGCAATCTCACCAAGCTGCCTCAA GTGGTGACTGATGTGGGCGTGCATTTACAGAAGCTCTCCATTAATAACGAGGGCACCAAGATGATGGTGCTCAACAACCTGAAAAAGATGGTGAACCTGACGGAGCTGGAGCTGGTGCGCTGCGATCTGGAGCGCATCCCACATTCCATTTTCAGCCTCCACAACCTACAG GAGATCGACCTGAAGGACAACAATCTAAAGACAATCGAGGAGATCCTCAGTTTCCAGCACCTGCACCGACTggtgtgtctgaagctctggtACAATCAGATCGCCTACATCCCCATCCACATAGGCGCACTCACCAACCTTGAGCGCCTCTACCTGAACCGCAACAAGATTGACAAGCTCCCCAGCCAGCTGTTCTTCTGTCGTAAGCTGCGCTTCCTCGACTTGAGCCACAACAACCTGAACAGCATCCACCCTGATATCGGACAGCTGCAGAACCTGCAGTACTTTGCTGTTACTGCAAACAGG ATCGAGACGTTGCCACCTGAGCTGTTCCAGTGCAAGAAGCTTCGGACGCTAAACCTGGGAAACAACTGCCTGAATGCATTGCCATCACGTTTCGGAGAGCTGACGTCTTTGACACAGCTGGAGCTGCGCGGCAATCGGCTAGAAGGCCTACCGGTGGAGCTGGGCGAGTGCCGCGCGCTAAAGCGCTCAAGCCTGGTGGTGGAAGAAGAGCTGTTCCAAACACTTCCTCCTGAAGTAAAGGAGCAGCTGTGGAAAGCCGACAAGGAGCAAGTCTGA